Proteins encoded by one window of Xanthomonas sp. DAR 80977:
- the nagZ gene encoding beta-N-acetylhexosaminidase — translation MLAIGVAGTELTAQERDWLQHDAVAGVVLFKRNFASRAQLVELTAAIRAAAPRPQLICVDQEGGRVQRFREGYSALPPLHGFGALYARDRDAALALAEQHAWLMASEVRASGVDLSFAPVVDLARGNRAIGDRAFSDDPQVVAAFTGAYVRGMHSVGMAATLKHFPGHGTVLEDTHVDNAEDPRPLQELREQDLLPFAAGIAAGADAVMMAHVVYPQVAPEPAGYSPRWIQQILRQELGFRGVVFSDDIGMAASFAAGGVAARVSAHLDAGCDVVLVCHPELVEASLQAVRDRPLNTAALLGLIGRGALGWDGLLADARYGHTQSHLLATFGKTA, via the coding sequence ATGCTCGCGATCGGCGTCGCCGGTACCGAACTCACCGCACAGGAACGCGACTGGCTGCAGCACGATGCCGTCGCCGGCGTGGTCCTGTTCAAGCGCAACTTCGCCTCCAGGGCGCAGCTCGTGGAGCTGACCGCGGCGATCCGCGCCGCCGCGCCGCGGCCGCAGCTGATCTGCGTGGACCAGGAAGGCGGCCGCGTGCAGCGCTTCCGCGAGGGCTACAGCGCGCTGCCGCCGCTGCACGGTTTCGGCGCGCTGTACGCGCGCGACCGCGATGCGGCGCTGGCGCTGGCCGAGCAGCATGCCTGGCTGATGGCCAGCGAGGTGCGCGCCAGCGGCGTGGACCTGAGCTTCGCCCCGGTGGTGGACCTGGCGCGCGGCAACCGCGCGATCGGCGACCGCGCCTTCAGCGACGATCCGCAGGTGGTGGCCGCGTTCACCGGCGCCTACGTGCGCGGCATGCACAGCGTCGGCATGGCCGCCACGCTCAAGCACTTCCCCGGCCACGGCACGGTGCTGGAAGACACCCATGTCGACAACGCCGAGGATCCGCGCCCGCTGCAGGAATTGCGCGAGCAGGACCTGCTGCCGTTCGCCGCCGGCATCGCCGCCGGCGCCGATGCGGTGATGATGGCGCACGTGGTGTATCCGCAGGTGGCGCCGGAGCCGGCCGGCTATTCGCCGCGCTGGATCCAGCAGATCCTGCGCCAGGAACTTGGCTTCCGCGGCGTGGTGTTCTCCGACGACATCGGCATGGCCGCCTCGTTCGCCGCCGGCGGGGTCGCTGCACGGGTGTCCGCGCACCTGGATGCCGGCTGCGACGTGGTCCTGGTCTGCCATCCCGAACTGGTCGAAGCATCGCTGCAGGCCGTGCGCGACCGCCCGCTCAATACCGCCGCGCTGCTCGGCCTGATCGGCCGCGGCGCCCTCGGCTGGGACGGCCTGCTCGCCGATGCCCGCTACGGCCACACCCAATCCCACCTGCTCGCAACCTTCGGAAAAACCGCCTGA
- a CDS encoding S-methyl-5'-thioinosine phosphorylase, with protein MDNIALAVIGGTGVYKLAQLDDVEAREVDTRYGSPSGPVRIGTLLGHRVAFLARHGEGHSLPPHKINYRANLAALQQIGATRVLALNTVGGIGERFGPRVLACPDQLIDYTWGRVSTLSEEPGSEVLHVDFGHPYSPMLRSKVLAAARVTGAKVVDGGCYGATQGPRLETIAEIARLRRDGCDLVGMTGMPEAGLARELGLEYVCLAIVANWAAGCGDAQEITLAEVLANVEAASAGLPELIGELARG; from the coding sequence ATGGACAACATCGCACTGGCCGTGATCGGCGGCACCGGCGTCTACAAGCTCGCGCAACTGGACGACGTGGAGGCCCGCGAGGTCGACACCCGCTACGGCAGCCCGTCCGGCCCGGTGCGCATCGGCACGCTGCTCGGCCACCGGGTCGCGTTCCTGGCCCGGCACGGCGAAGGTCATTCGCTGCCGCCGCACAAGATCAACTACCGCGCAAATCTTGCGGCGCTGCAGCAAATCGGCGCCACCCGGGTGCTCGCGCTCAACACCGTCGGCGGCATCGGCGAGCGCTTCGGGCCGCGCGTGCTGGCCTGCCCGGACCAGCTCATCGACTACACCTGGGGCCGCGTGTCCACGCTCAGCGAGGAGCCGGGCAGCGAGGTGCTGCACGTGGATTTCGGCCACCCGTATTCGCCGATGCTGCGCAGCAAGGTGCTGGCCGCCGCGCGCGTGACCGGCGCCAAGGTGGTCGATGGCGGCTGCTACGGCGCGACCCAGGGACCGCGATTGGAAACGATTGCAGAGATCGCGCGGCTGCGCCGCGACGGCTGCGATCTGGTTGGCATGACCGGCATGCCGGAAGCGGGTCTGGCGCGCGAATTGGGCCTGGAATACGTGTGCCTGGCGATCGTGGCCAACTGGGCGGCGGGCTGCGGCGACGCGCAGGAAATCACCCTGGCCGAGGTGCTGGCCAACGTGGAGGCGGCCTCGGCGGGGTTGCCGGAGCTGATCGGCGAACTGGCGCGCGGGTGA
- a CDS encoding FAD-dependent oxidoreductase encodes MKQRMQIGIVGYGTAGQALALLLARDGHRVQVFERAPQPGPVGAGFLLQPTGLQVLWRIGLLEPALAHGAPVRRLYGETPCGRAVMDMRYRDLDTRLFGLGMQRGALFSLLAQAWDGYAELQRDTRIVAIDDGLRRVQDQHGRWHGPFDLVIASDGSASALRAQVQGTRLDRVYPWGALWCLLPRGDWAFADELRQRYVAARKMIGLLPVGTRPGDPEPRMSFFWSLPTADFDAWQARGMEAWLDEVAQLWPQARERLAQVCAPAQLARASYRDAVQQRWYRGRLVLAGDAAHSMSPQLGQGVNMALMDAWALSEALREAPDLDAALARYQAQRHAHVAVYQFWSRWLTPLFQSERDLVARVRDLGMLPAGRMPGGRGHMLRVLSGTQHGWFGKLPLEPGFLQALAEAAAVPRIAAGQAQGEQVQ; translated from the coding sequence ATGAAGCAACGGATGCAGATCGGCATCGTCGGCTACGGCACGGCGGGCCAGGCCCTGGCGCTGCTGCTGGCGCGCGACGGCCATCGGGTGCAGGTGTTCGAACGCGCGCCGCAGCCGGGTCCGGTCGGCGCCGGGTTCCTGCTGCAGCCCACCGGGCTGCAGGTGCTGTGGCGGATCGGCCTGCTCGAACCGGCGCTGGCGCACGGCGCGCCGGTGCGCCGACTGTACGGCGAGACGCCGTGCGGCCGCGCGGTGATGGACATGCGCTACCGCGACCTGGACACGCGCCTGTTCGGGCTGGGCATGCAGCGCGGCGCCTTGTTCTCGCTGCTGGCGCAGGCCTGGGACGGCTATGCCGAGTTGCAGCGCGACACGCGCATCGTCGCCATCGACGACGGCCTGCGCCGGGTGCAGGACCAACACGGGCGCTGGCATGGCCCGTTCGACCTGGTGATCGCCAGCGACGGCTCGGCCTCGGCGCTGCGCGCGCAGGTGCAGGGCACGCGCCTGGACCGGGTCTATCCGTGGGGCGCGCTGTGGTGCCTGCTGCCGCGCGGCGACTGGGCCTTTGCCGACGAACTGCGCCAGCGCTACGTGGCCGCGCGCAAGATGATCGGCCTGCTGCCGGTCGGCACCCGGCCCGGCGATCCCGAGCCGCGCATGAGTTTCTTCTGGAGCCTGCCCACCGCCGATTTCGATGCCTGGCAGGCGCGCGGCATGGAGGCGTGGCTGGACGAGGTCGCGCAGCTGTGGCCGCAGGCGCGCGAGCGCCTGGCGCAGGTGTGCGCACCGGCGCAGCTGGCGCGGGCCAGCTATCGCGACGCGGTGCAGCAGCGCTGGTACCGCGGGCGCCTGGTGCTGGCCGGCGACGCGGCGCATTCGATGAGCCCGCAGCTGGGGCAGGGCGTCAACATGGCGCTGATGGATGCCTGGGCGTTGAGCGAGGCCTTGCGCGAGGCGCCGGACCTGGACGCGGCGCTGGCGCGCTACCAGGCGCAGCGGCATGCGCACGTGGCGGTGTACCAGTTCTGGAGCCGCTGGCTGACCCCGCTGTTCCAGTCCGAGCGCGACCTGGTGGCGCGCGTGCGCGACCTCGGCATGCTGCCGGCCGGGCGCATGCCCGGCGGCCGCGGGCACATGCTGCGCGTGCTCAGCGGCACCCAGCACGGCTGGTTCGGCAAGCTGCCGCTGGAACCCGGATTCCTGCAGGCGCTGGCGGAGGCGGCAGCAGTGCCACGGATTGCAGCAGGGCAGGCGCAGGGCGAACAGGTGCAGTGA
- a CDS encoding CYTH domain-containing protein, giving the protein MPLEIERKFLVTGDGWRAAAHRVIPMAQGYINDQAAMDSGAQRASVRVRIQDEEAFLNLKSRELGHTRQEFEYPLPLDDARALLALCVGGLIDKRRHLVRHQGHLWEVDEFLGDNAGLVVAEIELDSADEAFARPDWIGAEVTDDARYYNLALASHPFSQWPGFGSRD; this is encoded by the coding sequence ATGCCTTTAGAGATCGAACGCAAATTCCTCGTCACCGGCGACGGCTGGCGCGCCGCGGCGCATCGGGTGATCCCGATGGCGCAGGGCTACATCAACGACCAGGCGGCGATGGACAGCGGCGCGCAGAGGGCGTCGGTGCGGGTCCGCATCCAGGACGAGGAGGCGTTCCTCAACCTCAAGTCGCGCGAGCTGGGGCATACCCGGCAGGAGTTCGAGTATCCGCTGCCGCTGGACGATGCGCGCGCGCTGCTGGCGCTGTGCGTGGGCGGGCTGATCGACAAGCGCCGGCATCTGGTGCGGCACCAGGGCCATCTGTGGGAAGTGGACGAGTTCCTCGGCGACAACGCCGGGCTGGTGGTCGCCGAGATCGAGCTGGACAGCGCCGACGAGGCCTTCGCCAGGCCCGACTGGATCGGCGCCGAAGTCACCGACGACGCGCGCTACTACAACCTGGCGCTGGCTTCGCATCCGTTCTCTCAGTGGCCGGGATTCGGGAGTCGGGATTAG
- the pdeM gene encoding ligase-associated DNA damage response endonuclease PdeM, producing MRAELDWPLAGEPMSLLGERALYWPARRRLLIADLHLGKADVFRRAGIGLPSGGTALDLQRLAALLQAQDAQELWILGDVLHGAAPAAAWQRDWHAWRDAHPQLRVAAIAGNHDRALAGAGLDIALLGEQVEDGPFALRHDPAPHTRLHVLCGHLHPLAKLPGMRQRWPAFWLRERMTVLPAFSQFTAGVVPVLDAGERLVACVEGATLALPAAVE from the coding sequence ATGCGCGCTGAACTGGACTGGCCCCTGGCCGGCGAACCGATGAGCCTGCTCGGCGAGCGCGCGCTGTACTGGCCGGCGCGGCGGCGGCTGCTGATCGCCGACCTGCACCTGGGCAAGGCCGACGTGTTCCGCCGCGCCGGCATCGGCCTGCCCAGCGGCGGCACCGCGCTGGACCTGCAGCGCCTCGCCGCACTGCTGCAGGCACAGGACGCGCAGGAACTGTGGATCCTCGGCGACGTGCTGCACGGCGCCGCGCCCGCGGCCGCCTGGCAGCGCGACTGGCATGCCTGGCGCGATGCGCATCCGCAGCTGCGCGTGGCCGCGATCGCCGGCAACCACGACCGTGCATTGGCCGGCGCCGGCTTGGACATCGCCTTGCTGGGCGAACAGGTGGAGGACGGCCCGTTCGCGCTGCGCCACGATCCGGCGCCGCACACGCGGCTGCACGTGCTGTGCGGGCACCTGCATCCGCTGGCGAAGCTGCCCGGCATGCGCCAACGCTGGCCGGCGTTCTGGCTGCGCGAACGGATGACGGTGCTGCCCGCGTTCTCGCAGTTCACCGCCGGCGTGGTGCCGGTCCTGGATGCGGGCGAACGCCTGGTCGCCTGCGTCGAGGGCGCGACGCTGGCGTTGCCGGCGGCAGTCGAATAA
- a CDS encoding response regulator transcription factor, producing MRMASTQDPVTRLLLVEDDPISRTFFQVTLESLPAQVDLADTVSAALASAQAHEHDLWLIDANLPDGNGADLLQRLQRQRPGTLALAHTADASGAVRDHLLGAGFAEVLLKPLSPERLLQAVRRLLARGRVGAAPSAAEVAVDWDETTALVALNGERSHLIALRELFLAELPGTRDAVASALQLSDEQAVRNHLHRLQASCGFVGAARLARAVRQLQGDPASSQARNQFSEAVAALLH from the coding sequence ATAAGGATGGCATCGACCCAGGACCCTGTGACGCGACTCTTGCTGGTCGAGGACGACCCGATCAGTCGCACGTTCTTCCAAGTGACGCTGGAATCCCTGCCCGCGCAGGTCGATCTGGCCGACACCGTTTCCGCCGCGCTGGCCAGCGCGCAGGCGCACGAACACGACCTGTGGCTGATCGACGCCAACCTGCCCGACGGCAACGGCGCCGACCTGCTGCAGCGGCTGCAACGGCAGCGCCCCGGCACCCTGGCGCTGGCGCATACCGCCGATGCCAGCGGCGCGGTCCGCGACCACCTGCTCGGCGCCGGCTTCGCCGAGGTGCTGCTGAAACCGCTCAGTCCCGAACGCCTGCTGCAGGCGGTGCGCCGCTTGCTGGCGCGCGGCCGGGTCGGCGCTGCACCCAGCGCCGCGGAGGTGGCGGTGGACTGGGACGAGACCACCGCGCTGGTCGCGCTCAACGGCGAGCGCTCGCACCTGATCGCGCTGCGCGAACTGTTCCTGGCCGAACTGCCGGGCACCCGCGACGCGGTCGCCTCGGCGCTGCAGCTCAGCGACGAGCAGGCCGTGCGCAACCACCTGCACCGGCTGCAGGCCAGCTGCGGCTTCGTCGGCGCCGCACGGTTGGCGCGCGCGGTGCGCCAGCTGCAGGGCGACCCGGCCTCGTCGCAGGCGCGCAACCAGTTCAGCGAGGCGGTGGCGGCGTTGCTGCATTGA
- a CDS encoding cold-shock protein, with protein sequence MPNGTVKWFNDAKGFGFISPEDGSADVFAHFSAINSKGFRSLQEGQRVSYDVTQGPKGAQASNITPVE encoded by the coding sequence ATGCCGAACGGTACCGTCAAGTGGTTCAACGACGCCAAGGGATTTGGCTTTATTTCACCGGAAGACGGCAGCGCCGATGTATTCGCGCACTTCTCCGCGATCAACTCCAAGGGCTTCCGCAGCCTGCAGGAAGGACAGCGTGTCAGCTATGACGTGACCCAGGGTCCGAAGGGCGCGCAGGCCTCCAATATTACGCCTGTCGAGTAA
- a CDS encoding DsbA family oxidoreductase codes for MRLDIWSDVVCPWCWIGKRRLQQGIAALGAEAPALEIHWHPYLLDPDAGTEPVPLREAYAAKFGGAARTEQILAQTQATARAEGLPFDFDRGQVRVTTLPAHRLLWLAAREGDAEAVAEALFHAHFAEGRNLAETGTLLAAGAAGGLPAARVQALLDGDEGLAEIQAQLRQAQAMGIRAVPTYVIDGRHAIQGAQPPEVFAATLRGLLPPAPDAAQDCGPDGCAV; via the coding sequence ATGCGCCTCGATATCTGGTCCGACGTGGTCTGCCCCTGGTGCTGGATCGGCAAGCGCCGGCTGCAGCAGGGCATCGCGGCGCTCGGCGCGGAGGCGCCGGCGCTGGAGATCCACTGGCATCCCTACCTGCTCGATCCCGACGCCGGCACCGAGCCGGTGCCGCTGCGCGAGGCCTATGCAGCCAAGTTCGGCGGCGCCGCGCGCACCGAGCAGATCCTGGCGCAGACCCAGGCCACCGCGCGCGCCGAGGGCCTGCCGTTCGATTTCGATCGCGGCCAGGTGCGGGTGACCACGCTGCCGGCGCACCGGCTGCTGTGGCTGGCCGCGCGCGAAGGCGATGCCGAGGCGGTGGCCGAGGCGCTGTTCCACGCGCATTTCGCCGAGGGGCGCAACCTGGCCGAGACCGGCACGCTGCTCGCGGCCGGCGCCGCCGGCGGGCTGCCCGCGGCGCGCGTGCAGGCGCTGCTGGACGGCGATGAGGGCCTGGCCGAGATCCAGGCGCAGCTGCGGCAGGCGCAGGCGATGGGCATCCGCGCGGTGCCGACCTACGTCATCGACGGCCGCCACGCGATCCAGGGCGCGCAACCGCCGGAGGTGTTCGCCGCGACCTTGCGCGGCCTGCTGCCGCCGGCGCCCGACGCCGCCCAGGACTGCGGCCCCGACGGCTGCGCCGTCTAG
- the rlmD gene encoding 23S rRNA (uracil(1939)-C(5))-methyltransferase RlmD: protein MARSRNRLDRTPFQTDIADLSHDGRGVARPEGEGGKVAFVAGALPGETVLAEPTARNRHFDEARTLQVLKASPQRVQPRCPHFGVCAGCVLQHLAEDQQILAKQRVLTENLERIGHVTPQTVLPALSGEPWGYRRKGRFSVRRVEKKDKTLVGFREQDPRFVADLSVCHTVIPQIGFKVSALAELVESLDGKRDIPQIEFIAGDAAVALTFRHMQPLSARDQAALVAFAQAHDFAIFLQPGGVDSVHPLYPQEVPLSFRLPQWDVELAFRPLDFIQVNASLNQKMIAHALTLLDAQPGDRVLDLFCGLGNFTLPLARTVREVVGVEGDAGLVARARDNAQRNGLDNAQFFAADLTQDQRQAPWMRQGFDKLLLDPPRSGAIEVLRQLPLDSFQRIVYVSCHPGSLARDAGYLVNEQGFALKAAGAMDMFPHTAHVESIAVFEKPGLGIGD from the coding sequence GTGGCCCGATCCAGAAACCGCCTAGACCGCACCCCGTTCCAGACCGATATCGCCGACCTCAGCCACGACGGCCGCGGCGTCGCCCGCCCCGAGGGCGAGGGCGGCAAGGTCGCCTTCGTCGCCGGCGCGCTGCCCGGCGAGACGGTCCTCGCCGAACCCACCGCGCGCAACCGCCATTTCGACGAGGCGCGCACCCTGCAGGTGCTCAAGGCCTCGCCGCAGCGGGTGCAGCCGCGCTGCCCGCACTTCGGGGTCTGCGCCGGCTGCGTGCTGCAGCACCTGGCCGAGGACCAGCAGATCCTGGCCAAGCAACGCGTGCTGACCGAGAACCTGGAGCGGATCGGCCACGTGACCCCGCAGACGGTGTTGCCGGCGCTGTCCGGCGAGCCCTGGGGCTACCGGCGCAAGGGCCGTTTCTCGGTGCGCCGGGTGGAGAAGAAGGACAAGACCCTGGTCGGCTTCCGCGAGCAGGACCCGCGCTTCGTCGCCGACCTGTCGGTGTGCCACACGGTGATCCCGCAGATCGGCTTCAAGGTGAGCGCGCTGGCCGAGCTGGTCGAGAGCCTGGACGGCAAGCGCGACATCCCGCAGATCGAGTTCATCGCCGGCGACGCCGCCGTGGCGCTGACCTTCCGCCACATGCAGCCGCTCAGCGCGCGCGACCAGGCGGCGCTGGTGGCGTTCGCCCAGGCCCACGACTTCGCCATCTTCCTGCAGCCCGGCGGCGTGGACAGCGTGCACCCGCTGTACCCGCAGGAGGTGCCGCTGTCGTTCCGGCTGCCGCAATGGGACGTGGAGCTGGCGTTCCGGCCGCTGGACTTCATCCAGGTCAACGCCTCGCTCAACCAGAAGATGATCGCGCACGCGCTGACGCTGCTCGACGCGCAGCCCGGCGACCGCGTGCTCGACCTGTTCTGCGGGCTGGGCAACTTCACCCTGCCGCTGGCGCGCACGGTGCGCGAGGTGGTGGGCGTGGAGGGCGATGCGGGGCTGGTGGCGCGCGCGCGCGACAACGCACAGCGCAACGGCCTGGACAACGCGCAGTTCTTCGCCGCCGACCTGACCCAGGACCAGCGCCAGGCGCCGTGGATGCGCCAGGGCTTCGACAAGCTGCTGCTCGACCCGCCGCGCTCCGGCGCGATCGAGGTGCTGCGGCAGCTGCCGCTGGACAGCTTCCAGCGCATCGTCTACGTCAGCTGCCACCCCGGCTCGCTGGCGCGCGACGCCGGCTACCTGGTCAACGAGCAGGGCTTCGCGCTGAAGGCGGCCGGCGCGATGGACATGTTCCCGCATACCGCGCATGTGGAGAGCATTGCGGTGTTCGAGAAGCCGGGATTGGGGATTGGGGATTAG
- a CDS encoding hypoxanthine-guanine phosphoribosyltransferase, giving the protein MSTLTIAQALAQADLLVDRPHLDQAIARMADAIAADYRGEIPVYLTIMHGALPFAGQLALELGARGQDLQLDYLHATRYRGETVGGELVWKHRPATALYGRRVLLLDDILDEGLTLLAVRQWCLEQGATDVRIAALTVKRHDRRVDGVDADYVGVEVPDRYVFGFGMDVNEGLRNLPAIYAMKE; this is encoded by the coding sequence ATGTCCACTCTCACCATCGCCCAGGCCCTGGCCCAGGCCGACCTGCTGGTCGATCGTCCGCACCTCGACCAGGCCATCGCGCGCATGGCCGACGCCATCGCCGCCGACTACCGCGGCGAGATCCCGGTCTACCTGACCATCATGCACGGCGCGCTGCCGTTCGCCGGGCAACTGGCGCTGGAACTGGGCGCGCGCGGCCAGGACCTGCAACTCGATTACCTGCACGCCACCCGCTACCGCGGCGAGACCGTCGGCGGCGAGCTGGTGTGGAAGCACCGCCCGGCCACCGCGCTGTACGGGCGCCGCGTGCTGCTGCTCGACGACATCCTCGACGAAGGCCTGACCCTGCTGGCGGTACGCCAGTGGTGCCTGGAACAGGGCGCCACCGACGTGCGCATCGCGGCGCTGACGGTCAAGCGCCACGACCGCCGCGTGGACGGCGTCGACGCCGACTACGTGGGCGTGGAAGTCCCCGACCGCTACGTGTTCGGCTTCGGCATGGACGTCAACGAAGGCCTGCGCAACCTGCCGGCGATCTACGCGATGAAGGAGTAG
- a CDS encoding ligase-associated DNA damage response DEXH box helicase — protein MTAQARKRPADAPLYAWFAAQGWQPLPFQRALWRHYLDGGSGLLHTPTGSGKTLAAFGGPLLEGLREQAALQAAADKRPRRAKAAGADKTASAPRSRRQAQRDLKVLWITPLRALAADTLRALREPVEALGLDWQIGLRTGDASARDKRLARSGKLDVLVTTPESLALLLSYPDTAPQLATLRCVIVEEWHELLGNKRGVLLQLCLARLRAWAPALRTWGLSATLGNLDEARDVLLPHVAHAPIVAGVKPRTLTLETLTPASGERFPWAGHLGLAQLPRVLEKLFAVRTSLLFTNTRAQAELWHQALESVWPEEAQTLALHHGSLDPALRRAAEQGLRDGSLRCVVATSSLDLGVDFPAVDQVLQIGSPKGVARLLQRAGRARHRPGEAGHVLCVPSHALELVEYAAARRAIAHGRIESRPAPRLSLDVLAQHCVSCALGGGFRADALFAEVRGTAAFAALDAATWAAVLDFVVQGGRALAQYPDYRKVVLDEDGVYRVHDRRIALRHRLSIGTITSDGSVAVRFLRGGRLGAVEEQFVGRLRRGDRFQFAGRLLELVRLEDMTAYVRLAKGGDGSVPKWIGGRMPLSSALAREVEAVFAEPRGEEELRALAPLLGLQRALSALPSPQRLLVESVRARDGRHVFVYPFAGRQVHEGLAALLALRWGRRQRNTFSFAANDYGLVLSPAQDVVADEPLLRELLSPERLFEDLRESLNLGELARRQFREIARVSGLLPPSLPGGTPRSLRQLQASSGLLYDVLSRFDPGHLLLAQAEREVLQGEMELTRLAATLHDCAGRDLALHTPRSLTPLSFPLWAESIRGQLSTEDWKARVMRAAAQLEQRHAR, from the coding sequence ATGACGGCGCAGGCGCGCAAGCGCCCGGCCGATGCGCCGCTGTACGCGTGGTTCGCCGCGCAGGGCTGGCAGCCGCTGCCGTTCCAGCGCGCACTGTGGCGGCACTACCTGGACGGCGGCTCGGGCCTGCTGCACACGCCCACCGGCAGCGGCAAGACCCTGGCCGCATTCGGCGGCCCGCTGCTGGAAGGCCTGCGCGAACAGGCCGCGCTGCAGGCGGCGGCAGACAAGCGGCCGCGCCGCGCAAAGGCAGCCGGTGCCGACAAGACTGCGTCGGCACCGAGGTCCCGCCGGCAAGCGCAGCGCGACCTGAAAGTGCTGTGGATCACCCCGCTGCGCGCGCTCGCCGCCGACACCCTGCGCGCGCTGCGCGAACCGGTGGAGGCCTTGGGCCTGGACTGGCAGATCGGCCTGCGCACCGGCGACGCCAGCGCGCGCGACAAGCGCCTGGCGCGCAGCGGCAAGCTCGACGTGCTGGTGACCACGCCCGAGTCGCTGGCGCTGCTGCTGTCCTATCCGGACACCGCGCCGCAGCTGGCGACGTTGCGCTGCGTGATCGTCGAAGAATGGCACGAGCTGCTCGGCAACAAGCGCGGCGTGCTGCTGCAGCTGTGCCTGGCGCGGCTGCGCGCGTGGGCGCCGGCGCTGCGTACCTGGGGCTTGTCGGCCACGCTCGGCAACCTCGACGAAGCGCGCGACGTGCTGCTGCCGCATGTCGCGCACGCGCCGATCGTGGCCGGGGTCAAGCCGCGCACGCTGACCCTGGAAACGCTGACGCCGGCCAGCGGCGAGCGCTTCCCCTGGGCCGGCCACCTCGGCCTGGCGCAGTTGCCGCGGGTGCTGGAAAAGCTGTTCGCGGTGCGCACCAGCCTGCTGTTCACCAACACCCGCGCGCAGGCCGAGCTGTGGCACCAGGCGCTGGAGTCGGTATGGCCGGAAGAGGCGCAGACGCTGGCCCTGCATCACGGCTCGCTGGATCCGGCGCTGCGCCGCGCCGCCGAGCAAGGCCTGCGCGACGGCAGCCTGCGCTGCGTGGTGGCGACCTCGAGCCTGGACCTGGGCGTGGATTTTCCCGCGGTCGACCAGGTGCTGCAGATCGGCAGCCCCAAGGGCGTGGCGCGGCTGCTGCAGCGCGCCGGCCGCGCCCGGCACCGTCCCGGCGAGGCCGGCCACGTGCTGTGCGTGCCGTCGCATGCGCTGGAACTGGTCGAATACGCCGCCGCGCGCCGCGCCATCGCCCACGGCCGCATCGAATCGCGGCCCGCGCCGCGGCTGTCGCTGGACGTGCTGGCGCAGCATTGCGTGAGTTGCGCGCTGGGCGGCGGCTTCCGCGCCGATGCCCTGTTCGCCGAGGTACGCGGCACCGCCGCGTTCGCCGCGCTCGACGCGGCCACCTGGGCCGCGGTGCTGGACTTCGTCGTGCAGGGCGGGCGCGCGCTGGCGCAGTACCCGGACTACCGCAAGGTGGTGCTGGACGAGGACGGCGTGTACCGCGTGCACGACCGCCGCATCGCGCTGCGCCACCGGCTGTCGATCGGCACCATCACCAGCGACGGCAGCGTCGCGGTGCGTTTCCTGCGCGGCGGCCGGCTCGGCGCGGTGGAGGAGCAGTTCGTCGGCCGCCTGCGCCGCGGCGACCGCTTCCAGTTCGCCGGACGCCTGCTGGAACTGGTGCGACTGGAAGACATGACCGCCTACGTGCGCCTGGCCAAGGGCGGCGACGGCAGCGTGCCGAAATGGATCGGCGGGCGCATGCCGCTGTCCTCGGCGCTGGCGCGCGAAGTGGAAGCGGTGTTCGCCGAGCCGCGCGGCGAGGAGGAACTGCGCGCCTTGGCGCCGCTGCTCGGCCTGCAGCGCGCCCTGTCGGCGCTGCCCTCTCCGCAGCGGCTGCTGGTGGAAAGCGTGCGCGCCCGCGACGGCCGCCACGTGTTCGTCTACCCGTTCGCCGGGCGCCAGGTGCACGAAGGCCTGGCCGCGCTGCTGGCGCTGCGCTGGGGCCGGCGCCAGCGCAATACCTTCAGCTTCGCCGCCAACGACTACGGCCTGGTGCTGTCGCCAGCGCAGGACGTGGTCGCCGACGAACCCCTGCTGCGCGAACTGCTCAGCCCCGAACGCCTGTTCGAGGACCTGCGCGAAAGCCTCAACCTGGGCGAACTGGCGCGGCGCCAGTTCCGCGAGATCGCGCGCGTGTCCGGCCTGCTGCCGCCGAGCCTGCCCGGCGGCACGCCGCGCAGCCTGCGCCAGCTGCAGGCCTCCAGCGGCCTGCTGTACGACGTGCTGAGCCGCTTCGATCCCGGGCACCTGCTGCTGGCGCAGGCCGAGCGCGAGGTGCTGCAGGGCGAGATGGAGCTGACCCGGCTCGCCGCCACGCTGCACGACTGCGCCGGACGCGATCTGGCCCTGCACACCCCGCGCAGCCTGACCCCGCTGTCGTTCCCGCTGTGGGCCGAGAGCATCCGCGGCCAGCTCAGCACCGAGGACTGGAAGGCGCGGGTGATGCGCGCCGCCGCGCAGCTGGAACAGCGCCATGCGCGCTGA